In Paraburkholderia aromaticivorans, a single window of DNA contains:
- a CDS encoding MFS transporter: protein MATQEISPALTIAPGARRRAIVSSVIGNGLEWFDFGIFSSFSIIISRLMFPPQSGPAMLMVAFATFGIAFVVRPFGGVLLGMYADRAGRKAALSAIIMMMSAGTLLIGLTPTYATIGIAASALIVFARMLQGFSAGGEFASATAMLLEYSPLGQRNLIGSFQACSQALSFALGGAVAYLLLHNLTTTSLHEWGWRLPFLFGSLIGPIGYYIRSRVDESPEFAAFIKQKRHTPRDRLSLVGIVRCYPRQMLGTLGIVAVCTASSYVGLIYIPLFASGQLGIDAGTGQLGMLVGALVLLVMCPITGYLADRYGRRRVMVPGMLLYGVLAYPLLASLIHTPGGSSLIRFELISAFLMSFFWGPSAAALAEAFPVQIRSTGMAIVYNLGAMCFGGLAPLINTWLTRVTGDRLAPAWYIAASVVLGITGVLVMTQRESLAQHSRQHA from the coding sequence ATGGCAACGCAAGAGATATCTCCAGCACTGACCATCGCACCGGGCGCTCGCCGCCGTGCGATCGTTTCATCGGTAATCGGCAATGGGCTGGAATGGTTCGATTTCGGCATCTTCAGCAGTTTCTCGATCATCATTTCGAGGCTGATGTTCCCGCCGCAAAGCGGTCCGGCGATGCTGATGGTCGCGTTCGCAACATTCGGGATCGCGTTTGTGGTCCGGCCTTTTGGGGGCGTGCTGCTGGGCATGTACGCTGACCGCGCGGGCCGCAAGGCCGCGCTGTCAGCAATCATCATGATGATGTCGGCGGGCACGCTGCTAATCGGCCTCACGCCGACTTACGCGACTATCGGAATCGCTGCGTCGGCTCTGATCGTGTTTGCACGCATGCTGCAGGGTTTTTCGGCTGGGGGCGAATTCGCCAGCGCCACCGCGATGCTGCTCGAATATTCCCCACTGGGACAGCGCAATCTGATTGGCAGCTTCCAGGCGTGTTCGCAGGCGTTGTCATTCGCTCTTGGCGGCGCCGTCGCCTATCTGTTACTGCACAATCTGACGACCACATCGCTGCACGAGTGGGGCTGGCGTCTGCCGTTCCTGTTCGGCTCGCTGATCGGCCCAATTGGCTACTACATCCGCTCGCGCGTCGATGAGTCGCCAGAATTCGCTGCGTTCATCAAGCAGAAGCGACATACACCACGCGACCGACTATCGTTAGTCGGCATCGTGCGATGCTATCCCCGGCAAATGCTCGGGACCCTGGGCATTGTCGCGGTCTGCACCGCTTCGTCGTATGTCGGACTCATCTACATTCCGCTGTTTGCCAGCGGACAACTCGGCATCGACGCGGGCACGGGCCAACTTGGCATGCTCGTCGGTGCACTCGTGCTGCTTGTGATGTGTCCCATCACCGGTTACCTCGCCGACCGATATGGCCGCCGCCGGGTGATGGTACCCGGGATGCTGCTTTACGGCGTGCTCGCCTACCCATTGCTCGCGTCGCTGATTCACACACCGGGCGGATCCAGCCTGATCCGCTTCGAACTGATTTCGGCGTTTCTCATGAGCTTCTTCTGGGGACCGTCAGCGGCAGCACTCGCTGAAGCCTTTCCAGTGCAAATCCGCTCGACCGGCATGGCGATCGTCTACAACCTCGGCGCGATGTGTTTCGGCGGTCTTGCGCCGTTGATCAACACCTGGCTCACAAGGGTTACGGGTGACCGGCTCGCTCCCGCCTGGTACATCGCCGCGAGCGTCGTCCTGGGAATTACCGGTGTGTTGGTGATGACCCAGCGCGAATCACTTGCGCAGCACTCCCGCCAGCACGCCTGA
- a CDS encoding LysR family transcriptional regulator has translation MKIQHLRCFAYVAEKGSMRAAAEELGLSATAVSLALRELERHTGAPLFTRQPQGVALTYAGRRLLAHARLILAQIDRAEEEIEQIRGLKGGAVTVGVTPWITQTILPRALADFQRLRADVRLDFTEAIGTSHAGLRDGTLDFSIGLAPPKAQSANFISRDLFSCGLAVVGRIGHPFSSCTSLRDLADQSWVMTMREDMHEQRHSNMLARHGLALKPDQVHYARSTLVSIAMMEGSDMLTVCPWPLVESPLLRMRMAALPIQDELPEMTTSLVMRRGDTPSATAQLMVECFIEAGKACRDSTEPAIRRMMTSVEFVEPD, from the coding sequence ATGAAGATTCAGCATTTGCGATGCTTTGCTTACGTTGCAGAAAAAGGCAGCATGCGCGCGGCGGCCGAAGAACTCGGACTGTCCGCTACAGCCGTTAGCCTCGCCCTCCGCGAACTGGAGCGACACACGGGTGCTCCACTCTTTACCCGCCAGCCGCAGGGCGTGGCGCTAACTTATGCTGGCCGCAGGCTGCTGGCCCACGCGCGGTTGATCCTCGCGCAGATCGATCGCGCGGAAGAAGAGATCGAGCAGATTCGTGGCCTGAAAGGCGGGGCCGTGACGGTCGGCGTCACGCCCTGGATAACGCAGACCATCTTGCCGCGAGCACTCGCCGATTTCCAACGCCTGCGCGCCGATGTGCGCCTCGATTTCACAGAGGCAATCGGCACCTCGCATGCCGGTCTGCGAGACGGGACGCTTGATTTTTCGATCGGCCTCGCGCCGCCCAAAGCCCAGAGCGCCAACTTCATTTCACGCGACCTGTTTTCCTGTGGGTTGGCGGTCGTCGGACGCATTGGTCACCCGTTTTCCAGTTGCACTTCGCTTCGGGACCTCGCGGATCAGAGCTGGGTCATGACGATGCGCGAAGACATGCACGAGCAGAGGCACAGCAACATGCTGGCACGTCATGGTCTCGCGCTAAAGCCCGACCAGGTGCACTACGCGCGCTCCACGCTGGTTTCGATTGCGATGATGGAAGGCAGCGACATGCTGACCGTCTGCCCGTGGCCGCTGGTTGAATCGCCGCTGTTACGCATGCGGATGGCCGCGTTGCCCATCCAGGACGAACTACCCGAGATGACAACCAGCCTTGTCATGCGACGCGGAGATACCCCAAGCGCCACAGCGCAACTGATGGTGGAATGCTTTATCGAAGCCGGCAAAGCCTGCCGTGATAGCACCGAGCCAGCCATTCGCCGGATGATGACGTCAGTCGAATTTGTCGAACCCGACTGA
- a CDS encoding amidase family protein, with protein MQSGIAETTLPTDLWRWDAWQIAQAIARGTISSREAVTSCLARIDAENPRINALTHINRDSALLAADQADAQRAAGATLGTLHGVPITVKCNVDVTGEPTTHGVVAKRDLLAQTHSPVVANLLNAGAVIVGRTNTPAFSMRWFTENALHGRTLNPWRDDITPGGSSGGASAAVAAGMCPMAHGNDLAGSVRYPAYACGVVGLRPTAGRIPSFTPSSGELRTFAAQCFAVQGPIARSVQDLRISLAAMSVADGRDPNWVPAPLAGPAITGPIKVALVDEIDGLPIDPKVYEALQQSARWLTEAGYVVERVAPPEMREGFDIWMTIAMTEISTGFADAIDTYGDDGARQALRGMLARFGTDTSLETYVQGLARRDRLRRKWNAFFEQYPVVLMPTSLDTPFRWGLDQEGDDTMSRILDAQLPLKLVAALNFPGVSVPTGVHDGVPVGVQLVAGAFREDLCLAAGEAIEQRAQMPFAF; from the coding sequence ATGCAATCCGGAATCGCAGAAACCACCCTGCCGACCGACCTCTGGCGCTGGGACGCGTGGCAGATCGCGCAGGCAATCGCCCGCGGCACGATCTCAAGCCGCGAGGCGGTAACAAGTTGTCTCGCGCGCATCGACGCAGAAAATCCACGCATCAACGCGCTGACGCACATCAATCGCGATTCAGCCTTGCTCGCCGCCGATCAGGCCGATGCACAACGCGCTGCCGGTGCAACGCTGGGCACGCTGCATGGCGTACCGATCACCGTAAAGTGCAATGTTGACGTAACAGGCGAACCGACGACGCATGGCGTCGTCGCCAAACGTGACCTGCTTGCGCAGACGCACAGTCCGGTCGTTGCAAATCTGCTGAATGCGGGCGCGGTGATCGTTGGACGAACGAACACGCCGGCATTCTCGATGCGTTGGTTCACCGAGAACGCTCTGCACGGTCGCACGCTGAACCCGTGGCGTGACGACATCACGCCAGGCGGCTCATCGGGTGGCGCCTCGGCGGCAGTGGCCGCTGGCATGTGTCCCATGGCACACGGCAACGATCTGGCCGGTTCGGTGCGCTATCCCGCCTACGCGTGCGGCGTCGTGGGGCTGCGTCCGACCGCCGGCCGCATTCCGTCGTTCACGCCAAGTTCCGGCGAACTGCGAACGTTCGCCGCTCAATGTTTTGCCGTTCAAGGTCCGATAGCCAGGTCGGTGCAGGATCTGCGCATCAGCCTCGCGGCGATGTCCGTCGCAGACGGCCGCGATCCGAACTGGGTGCCCGCACCGCTTGCCGGCCCGGCTATCACCGGTCCCATCAAGGTCGCGCTCGTCGACGAAATCGACGGCCTGCCTATCGACCCAAAGGTGTACGAAGCGTTGCAGCAGTCCGCACGCTGGCTGACGGAGGCCGGCTATGTGGTCGAACGCGTAGCCCCGCCCGAGATGCGTGAAGGCTTCGACATCTGGATGACAATCGCGATGACTGAGATATCGACAGGCTTCGCAGATGCCATCGACACATACGGGGACGATGGCGCGCGGCAGGCCCTGCGCGGCATGCTGGCCCGGTTCGGCACCGACACCTCGCTTGAAACCTATGTGCAAGGCCTGGCGCGGCGTGATCGGCTGCGTCGCAAATGGAATGCGTTCTTCGAGCAGTATCCGGTCGTCCTCATGCCGACGTCGCTCGACACGCCGTTTCGCTGGGGTCTGGATCAGGAAGGTGACGACACGATGTCCCGCATTCTCGATGCGCAGTTACCACTCAAGCTCGTTGCGGCACTGAATTTCCCTGGCGTGAGTGTGCCGACAGGCGTACACGATGGCGTGCCCGTCGGCGTGCAACTTGTCGCGGGCGCGTTCCGCGAAGACCTCTGCCTCGCCGCTGGCGAGGCAATCGAGCAACGCGCGCAGATGCCGTTCGCTTTCTGA
- a CDS encoding porin encodes MKRLIAATLVLPVLCPTAWAQSSVTLFGSIDNGLTYVNNYGGHSLVKMQDGINKSNSLGFSGSEDLGGGLRTFFKLENGFSANTGALGQGGLMFGKQAYVGIGDRSIGELAMGRQYDYTVLLEHYLPCLNCGLFGVQNADLDRVSGERLNNAVQFKSATFGGFTGGVMYAFGQNSGNLSTNLGRAISANVQYAYDGFSAGAVLTDINQAPVFAGLTGAATVLGRAVTPTTTLVVDNQRILGIGANYAYGAWSAAALYTNTHLKLAGRTATDQVLHLGGDWHVRPDVVFAGKVSFDRFEASRWYTATVGFDYLLSKRTDVYIDLDAQKASGPGTVASIALTAPSSTDHQFVSRVGIRHLF; translated from the coding sequence TTGAAGCGCCTTATTGCAGCGACGTTAGTGCTACCTGTCTTATGCCCGACCGCCTGGGCTCAATCTTCAGTGACGCTGTTCGGCAGTATCGACAACGGGCTGACCTACGTGAACAACTACGGCGGCCACTCGCTAGTGAAGATGCAGGACGGCATCAACAAATCGAATTCGCTCGGCTTTAGCGGTTCGGAAGACCTCGGCGGCGGGTTGCGCACATTCTTCAAGCTCGAAAACGGCTTCTCGGCGAACACTGGCGCGCTCGGCCAGGGTGGCCTGATGTTTGGCAAGCAGGCTTACGTGGGCATCGGTGACCGATCGATCGGGGAGCTAGCGATGGGTCGCCAGTACGACTACACGGTGCTGCTGGAACACTATCTGCCGTGTCTGAACTGCGGACTGTTCGGCGTACAGAACGCGGACCTGGATCGTGTGTCCGGCGAACGCCTGAACAACGCGGTGCAATTCAAGAGTGCGACGTTCGGAGGCTTCACGGGTGGCGTGATGTACGCATTCGGGCAGAACTCGGGCAACCTGTCGACCAATCTCGGCCGCGCGATCAGCGCAAACGTCCAGTACGCATACGATGGATTTTCCGCTGGCGCGGTGCTGACCGACATCAACCAGGCGCCCGTCTTTGCAGGTCTGACGGGCGCAGCGACGGTGCTGGGCCGAGCCGTCACACCGACCACCACGCTGGTCGTCGACAACCAGCGCATCCTCGGCATCGGCGCGAACTACGCATACGGAGCGTGGAGTGCCGCTGCGCTTTACACGAACACTCATCTGAAACTCGCCGGCCGCACCGCGACCGACCAGGTGCTGCATCTGGGCGGCGACTGGCATGTCCGGCCCGACGTGGTTTTTGCGGGCAAGGTGTCGTTCGACCGCTTCGAGGCGTCGCGCTGGTACACGGCAACCGTGGGTTTTGACTACCTGCTCTCCAAGCGTACCGACGTGTACATCGATCTCGACGCGCAAAAGGCGAGCGGTCCGGGCACGGTCGCATCGATCGCGCTGACTGCGCCGTCTTCGACCGACCATCAGTTCGTGTCGCGCGTGGGCATCCGTCATCTGTTTTAA
- a CDS encoding RES family NAD+ phosphorylase, producing the protein MMVLWRISNFADLKGIGGLRAPGRWHFAGQPVVYLAEHPAGALLETLVHQEISGTADLPDTYQLLKVEVDDGITIAEMEEGGFPPDWRDDQAWTQAAGTEWLAHATSALLKVPSAVMPFAFNFILNPAHQDALRIEITMAIEVRQDPRILGLLTRP; encoded by the coding sequence CTGATGGTCTTATGGAGAATCAGCAACTTTGCCGATCTGAAAGGAATTGGCGGCCTTCGCGCACCCGGGAGATGGCATTTTGCAGGGCAACCTGTGGTCTATCTGGCAGAGCACCCTGCTGGCGCCCTTCTGGAAACGCTCGTGCATCAGGAAATCAGCGGTACCGCGGATCTCCCCGATACCTATCAGCTGCTGAAGGTTGAGGTCGACGACGGCATTACGATCGCCGAAATGGAAGAGGGTGGTTTTCCGCCCGATTGGCGCGACGACCAGGCTTGGACCCAGGCCGCCGGGACGGAGTGGCTCGCGCATGCGACTTCTGCCCTTCTCAAGGTGCCCAGTGCCGTGATGCCTTTTGCCTTTAACTTCATTCTCAATCCCGCCCACCAAGATGCGTTACGCATTGAAATCACCATGGCCATTGAGGTGCGCCAGGATCCGCGCATCCTCGGGCTTTTGACGCGGCCATAG
- the parS gene encoding type II RES/Xre toxin-antitoxin system antitoxin — MTTIAFVPTGAGNPRRAELTMLGQLLDARIRNETDLAELASERVAVEVIDRLTAQGLKADELAFIIPRRTLTHRRQQHERLSTDESDRAIRLARILAQAAAVFGNTAKAMHWLRNPQKRFTGRSALEMASTEHGARLVEDALIQIDEGYFA; from the coding sequence ATGACCACAATTGCCTTCGTGCCCACCGGAGCCGGCAATCCGCGCCGGGCGGAACTGACGATGCTCGGGCAGTTGCTTGACGCGCGCATTCGCAACGAGACCGATCTCGCCGAGTTGGCTAGCGAGCGCGTGGCCGTTGAAGTGATCGACCGCTTGACGGCTCAGGGACTGAAGGCGGATGAACTCGCATTCATCATCCCACGTCGCACCCTAACTCATAGGCGTCAGCAGCACGAACGTCTCTCAACCGACGAATCCGACCGGGCGATTCGTCTGGCGCGCATCCTGGCACAGGCGGCGGCGGTCTTCGGAAACACTGCAAAAGCGATGCACTGGCTGCGAAACCCGCAGAAGCGCTTCACAGGCCGCAGTGCCCTTGAGATGGCCAGCACCGAACACGGGGCGCGTCTGGTTGAAGACGCATTGATCCAGATCGACGAAGGATACTTCGCCTGA
- the ddpX gene encoding D-alanyl-D-alanine dipeptidase, translating to MTEPRLIEITPATHGVDIDLVYATERNLTGKPIYKEAHCLLLEPAEAGLRKAVTIARDAGLTLRIFDAYRPPQAQQVLWDFLPDPTYVAELGRGSNHSRGTAIDLTLLDAGGNELDMGTGFDAMTIQSEHFHPGLPEHVQRNRLLLFGIMHAAGFAHIKNEWWHYELPRSRALPLIDNSESGPLRLM from the coding sequence ATGACAGAACCGCGACTCATCGAAATCACGCCCGCCACGCATGGCGTCGACATCGACCTCGTCTATGCCACCGAGCGCAACCTGACCGGCAAGCCCATCTACAAGGAGGCCCACTGCCTGCTGCTCGAACCGGCCGAAGCCGGTTTGCGGAAGGCAGTGACGATTGCCCGCGACGCCGGCCTGACGCTGCGGATTTTCGATGCCTACCGTCCGCCCCAGGCGCAGCAGGTGCTGTGGGATTTCCTGCCCGACCCCACCTACGTCGCTGAGCTTGGCCGTGGTTCGAACCATAGCCGCGGCACGGCGATCGACCTGACGCTGCTCGATGCCGGCGGCAACGAACTCGACATGGGCACGGGCTTCGACGCCATGACGATCCAATCCGAGCACTTCCATCCGGGCCTACCCGAGCACGTGCAGCGCAACCGCCTGTTACTGTTCGGCATCATGCACGCCGCGGGCTTCGCGCACATCAAGAACGAATGGTGGCATTACGAGCTGCCACGCTCCCGTGCTCTGCCTCTGATCGATAACAGTGAAAGCGGTCCGTTACGTCTCATGTAG